In Candidatus Micrarchaeota archaeon, a single genomic region encodes these proteins:
- a CDS encoding phospholipase D family protein — translation MNNKVFLFFVGVLVGAFVTSVICISLGISAVWTGSDIHGYPVNGSCAYYPVITPADAEYIVGLIDNATEYVYVECYLMTNEDIMNALLRAHRRGVTVRILLDKTVDLNKDAFITFAENGVDVKWAPEVYPRTHAKMIIIDGRILFIGSSNFTYHGFSKNREANIVLVGCDIESYKSMFEKDWKLAG, via the coding sequence ATGAATAACAAGGTTTTCCTGTTCTTTGTAGGCGTGCTTGTAGGTGCCTTTGTAACATCTGTCATCTGTATTTCCTTGGGCATATCCGCTGTTTGGACGGGTTCGGACATCCACGGTTATCCTGTGAACGGCAGTTGTGCGTACTACCCGGTTATCACACCTGCAGATGCGGAGTATATCGTCGGTCTCATAGATAACGCTACGGAGTACGTGTACGTGGAATGTTATCTGATGACTAACGAAGATATAATGAACGCGTTACTCCGCGCCCACAGGCGCGGAGTAACCGTTCGCATACTCCTGGACAAAACAGTTGACCTGAACAAGGATGCCTTTATCACCTTTGCCGAGAACGGTGTCGATGTGAAATGGGCTCCGGAGGTTTATCCGAGGACCCATGCAAAGATGATAATCATAGATGGTAGGATACTTTTCATAGGAAGTTCTAATTTTACTTATCACGGGTTCAGTAAAAACAGGGAAGCAAACATCGTTCTCGTCGGTTGCGATATAGAGAGTTATAAATCGATGTTCGAGAAGGATTGGAAACTCGCAGGATGA
- a CDS encoding ATP-binding protein, with product MEEYNPWWLGERDYVYEEFLKQPIRWIPPFLDEIRTDRFGLYFLVGPRQIGKTTALKIFIHDLLKKGTRPESIFYYSCDRLTTHDELYDLLMQYLDWRAVKGVEKSVIILDEITFVKEWYRSVKSVIDLGKVKNDTIIITGSTSFEVLKEKERFPGRRGAGKDLLYLPLQFSDYVKLFFKGMRVKEFQVEDDSYLENLPFKERLDRLFVRYLTTGGILKVINEYYRTGRVSQETVRTYTDWMIGDLIRMGMNETYLKEVIRYVIEAKGTPISWLSIAKNTSIRSPHTVHSYIRFLNQLYLVDVYEYIGLDGKVVHRKNKKIHPTDPFFYRVLSEYSSSEMDTPAKVEGTVAAHFSRKYPTYYWRGKSELDIVIKSENGLYGYEVKWGPKDWKKPRGVKSYPLDRETLPLFLGSYRF from the coding sequence ATGGAAGAGTACAATCCGTGGTGGTTGGGTGAACGGGATTATGTATACGAAGAGTTCTTAAAACAACCGATCAGATGGATCCCGCCTTTTCTGGACGAGATACGGACGGATAGGTTCGGTCTGTACTTCCTCGTAGGACCTAGACAGATAGGCAAGACCACGGCCCTCAAGATCTTCATACATGACCTACTTAAAAAGGGAACCAGGCCGGAGTCGATCTTTTACTATTCATGCGACCGTCTGACAACCCACGATGAACTGTACGACTTACTTATGCAGTATCTGGATTGGAGGGCTGTCAAAGGGGTTGAAAAGAGTGTAATAATACTTGATGAAATAACCTTTGTTAAGGAATGGTACAGAAGTGTTAAATCCGTCATCGATTTGGGCAAGGTTAAAAACGATACCATTATAATAACCGGTTCGACTTCCTTTGAGGTACTGAAAGAGAAGGAAAGGTTCCCGGGTAGAAGGGGTGCGGGTAAGGACCTGCTCTATCTTCCACTTCAGTTTTCAGATTATGTAAAACTGTTCTTCAAAGGAATGAGAGTAAAGGAGTTCCAGGTTGAAGATGATTCTTATCTGGAGAACCTACCGTTTAAGGAACGGTTAGACCGATTGTTCGTTAGATACCTGACTACTGGAGGAATACTTAAAGTCATAAATGAGTATTATCGTACCGGTAGGGTTTCTCAAGAAACCGTGAGAACGTATACGGACTGGATGATCGGTGACCTGATACGGATGGGTATGAACGAGACCTATCTTAAAGAGGTGATCAGATATGTGATAGAAGCCAAGGGAACACCGATAAGTTGGTTATCCATAGCGAAGAATACATCGATAAGAAGCCCTCACACAGTTCACTCCTACATCAGGTTCTTGAACCAACTCTATCTGGTTGACGTGTATGAGTATATCGGACTGGACGGTAAGGTGGTTCATAGAAAGAACAAGAAGATACATCCCACCGATCCCTTCTTTTACAGAGTATTATCCGAATATTCATCTTCTGAAATGGATACACCGGCAAAGGTGGAAGGTACTGTGGCTGCCCATTTTTCACGGAAGTATCCGACGTACTACTGGAGAGGCAAGAGCGAACTGGATATCGTGATAAAATCAGAGAACGGTCTGTACGGTTATGAAGTAAAATGGGGACCGAAGGACTGGAAGAAACCGAGAGGGGTCAAGAGTTATCCGTTGGACAGGGAAACCCTTCCTTTATTCTTGGGCAGTTACAGGTTCTGA